A genome region from Triticum aestivum cultivar Chinese Spring chromosome 2B, IWGSC CS RefSeq v2.1, whole genome shotgun sequence includes the following:
- the LOC123041719 gene encoding cytochrome P450 84A1-like produces the protein MEAWWPQCGVHLALLLTGLILYRAISSRRYGLRPLPLPPGPRVLPFVGNIFYTRDMTHQGLARLSARYGGLLHLRVGRLSTVVVSTPEMARLVLQVNDRAFANRPASAPIAYLTYGRADMVFAQYGPFWREMRKLCVHKLFSHRRAASWAAVHDEVDDLIRDVARYTGSVVNLGELVFNMSMNITLRAALGMRNEGEDAAEFVAIVQEFAELFVVSNSTLADYVPWVARLDLQGINRRMVAARGALDRFIDRAIDEHLAHPKPVDAADADMVDGMLAFLVDMPGSADRVSTDSSAHGSTLRLTRDNIKATIMVK, from the coding sequence ATGGAGGCTTGGTGGCCGCAGTGCGGGGTTCATCTCGCGCTGCTTCTAACAGGGCTGATCCTCTATCGCGCTATCTCATCACGGCGTTATGGTCTCCGACCCCTCCCGCTCCCGCCGGGGCCGCGGGTGCTGCCGTTCGTCGGCAACATCTTCTACACGAGAGACATGACCCACCAAGGCCTGGCACGGCTGTCCGCGCGCTACGGCGGCCTCCTTCACCTCCGCGTTGGGCGCCTGAGCACCGTGGTCGTGTCGACGCCGGAGATGGCCCGTCTGGTGCTCCAGGTGAACGACCGCGCCTTCGCCAACCGCCCCGCCAGCGCGCCGATAGCCTACCTCACCTACGGCCGCGCGGACATGGTGTTCGCGCAGTACGGGCCGTTCTGGCGGGAGATGCGGAAGCTGTGCGTCCACAAGCTCTTCAGCCACCGTCGGGCCGCGTCATGGGCTGCCGTCCATGACGAGGTCGACGACCTGATCCGCGACGTTGCCAGGTACACTGGCTCGGTCGTCAATCTCGGCGAGCTCGTGTTCAACATGTCGATGAACATCACGCTCCGGGCAGCGCTGGGCATGCGGAACGAGGGTGAGGACGCCGCCGAGTTCGTGGCCATAGTGCAGGAATTCGCCGAGCTGTTCGTGGTGTCCAACTCCACCCTTGCGGACTACGTGCCATGGGTGGCGCGGCTGGATTTGCAGGGGATCAACAGGAGGATGGTGGCGGCACGGGGTGCGCTGGACCGGTTCATCGACCGTGCCATCGACGAGCACCTCGCACACCCGAAGCCGGTCGATGCCGCGGACGCCGACATGGTGGACGGCATGCTAGCTTTCCTCGTGGACATGCCCGGGTCTGCCGACAGGGTGAGCACCGACTCCAGTGCTCATGGGTCGACGCTTCGTCTCACCAGGGATAACATCAAGGCCACCATTATGGTAAAGTGA